Proteins encoded together in one Streptomyces sp. NA04227 window:
- a CDS encoding SUKH-3 domain-containing protein has product MSQPTHRFPDAIETTLRGVGWQPGRWNIKQAEFWADTLREHTSPAGHRHSVFPAAVEAWAEFGSLLLTPPGPGRDIAPATVHLDPLRGLHMARTLADLGRALGTPTAPLGEETETGALLAIDTEGRVHSLDHTGDWYLGPDIDQALTALLTGVQPTRLTTG; this is encoded by the coding sequence ATGTCCCAGCCGACCCACCGCTTCCCCGACGCCATCGAGACCACGCTGCGCGGCGTCGGCTGGCAGCCCGGACGCTGGAACATCAAACAGGCCGAGTTCTGGGCCGACACCCTGCGCGAACACACCTCACCCGCGGGACATCGGCACTCCGTCTTCCCCGCCGCCGTCGAAGCCTGGGCCGAGTTCGGCTCCCTGCTCCTGACCCCACCGGGACCCGGCCGCGACATCGCACCCGCCACCGTCCACCTCGACCCGCTGCGCGGCCTGCACATGGCCCGCACCCTCGCCGACCTCGGCCGCGCCCTCGGCACCCCCACCGCACCCCTCGGCGAGGAAACCGAAACCGGCGCCCTGCTCGCCATCGACACCGAAGGCCGCGTCCACAGCCTCGACCACACCGGCGACTGGTACCTCGGCCCCGACATCGACCAGGCACTCACGGCCCTGCTCACGGGGGTCCAGCCGACTCGGCTGACGACCGGCTGA
- a CDS encoding SMI1/KNR4 family protein — protein MTTGRLGQEAAPPNAAYAGQVVSFPDPVRAARHPRGVRMDERGFPVFSAYARAAAEIAEPPEGFGVDELRLTDFVSANAALAASGHELWETIPPVATPHGWTWHHVAGSRRLELVPVEVKALLRHHGGLATAAVDHDKRGTRPLQEVRPAHFGLPRSAAVTEQQVQSVEEDLGYRLPGAYRSFLKAAGGCAPVGAALDAELGLLVDQPFFTVRDEAAVNDLVYVNKCLRDHLTKDYLGVAFVQGGLLAVKVKGERTGSVWFCAYDDARDRDGWSVAERVERLLLPCGDDFDAFLGRLAGNPPELETVANLMVDGGFAHVVPVGE, from the coding sequence ATGACGACTGGTCGGCTCGGGCAGGAGGCCGCGCCGCCGAACGCGGCGTATGCCGGTCAGGTGGTGAGTTTCCCTGATCCGGTGCGTGCGGCCCGTCATCCGCGGGGTGTGCGGATGGACGAGCGGGGTTTCCCGGTGTTCTCGGCGTACGCGCGTGCGGCGGCGGAGATCGCGGAGCCGCCGGAGGGCTTCGGCGTCGACGAGTTGCGGCTGACGGACTTCGTGTCGGCGAACGCGGCGCTTGCGGCCTCGGGCCACGAGCTGTGGGAGACGATCCCGCCGGTGGCCACGCCGCACGGCTGGACCTGGCACCACGTCGCCGGATCGCGCCGCCTGGAGCTGGTGCCGGTCGAGGTGAAGGCCCTGCTGCGGCATCACGGCGGTCTGGCGACCGCGGCGGTCGATCACGACAAGCGCGGTACGCGTCCGCTGCAGGAGGTGCGTCCGGCGCACTTCGGGCTGCCGAGGTCGGCGGCGGTGACCGAGCAGCAGGTGCAGAGCGTCGAGGAGGACCTGGGCTACCGGCTGCCGGGTGCCTACCGTTCGTTCCTGAAGGCGGCGGGCGGCTGCGCACCGGTGGGTGCCGCGCTGGACGCCGAGTTGGGGCTCCTGGTGGACCAGCCGTTCTTCACGGTGCGCGACGAGGCGGCGGTCAACGACCTCGTCTACGTGAACAAGTGTCTGCGCGACCATCTGACCAAGGACTATCTGGGTGTGGCCTTCGTGCAGGGCGGTCTGCTCGCGGTGAAGGTGAAGGGCGAGCGGACCGGTTCGGTGTGGTTCTGCGCGTACGACGACGCGCGGGACCGTGACGGCTGGTCGGTCGCCGAGCGCGTGGAGCGGCTGCTGCTGCCCTGCGGCGACGACTTCGACGCGTTCCTCGGACGGCTCGCCGGCAATCCGCCGGAGCTGGAGACCGTGGCGAACCTGATGGTGGACGGCGGATTCGCGCATGTCGTCCCGGTGGGGGAGTGA
- a CDS encoding YwqJ-related putative deaminase has product MHTDSTGTYESGAPAEPAPESPGFDPRVGWSTTQTPAAPRLHARRDGILPAIAAALTLSGGTTPSLTSTAARADAPPQLHHLVQDFLDALPTAERTRFTGRCAEAVVLSRHLTTADAARSKRAKRKPMTNGEARKSLKHARLTTRRIREDGDPMHGDYAPPCHACTALAAHFGIHLDDPTASP; this is encoded by the coding sequence ATGCACACCGACAGCACCGGTACGTACGAGTCCGGGGCGCCCGCCGAGCCGGCGCCCGAAAGTCCCGGATTCGACCCCCGCGTCGGCTGGAGCACCACCCAGACACCCGCCGCCCCACGGCTGCACGCCCGCCGCGACGGCATCCTGCCCGCCATCGCCGCCGCGCTCACCCTCTCCGGCGGCACCACCCCCAGCCTCACCAGCACCGCCGCCCGCGCCGACGCACCACCCCAACTGCACCACCTGGTCCAGGACTTCCTCGACGCGCTCCCCACCGCCGAGCGCACCCGCTTCACCGGCCGCTGCGCCGAAGCCGTCGTCCTCTCCCGCCACCTCACCACCGCCGACGCCGCCCGCAGCAAACGCGCCAAACGCAAACCCATGACCAACGGCGAGGCCCGCAAAAGCCTCAAACACGCCCGCCTCACCACCCGCCGCATCCGCGAGGACGGCGACCCCATGCACGGCGACTACGCCCCGCCCTGCCACGCCTGCACCGCACTCGCCGCCCACTTCGGCATCCACCTCGACGACCCGACCGCGTCCCCCTGA
- a CDS encoding sensor histidine kinase, protein MTTTGEDRPAAVTGPWWWGRPRSAVLDVGLALLSAVECAAEGVAFARDTGLPVAVGVVFGLLAGSALVLRRRWPVAVVLVGVAVSPARMGVLLGLVGLYSLAASELPRRIIGVLSGMSLMATLIVTFVRASQDMTRGDMQIGEWVVPTVAISTAIGMTAPPVLLGLYVGARRRLMESLRERADSLERELQLLADRAEERAEWARNEERTRIARDMHDVVAHRVSLMVVHAAALQAVARKDPEKAVRNAALVGDMGRQALTELRQMLGVLRSGDGASPSVSASGVSAPAESAGSSASAASSAAASSAASSASSSGSGSVSSSAPSASSGSASDSASAAAAESFGSSASGASSSGFASAPSSAAEPAASASSSRTPSSASSSSSASPSARFSRSASSSSATSSPETSSSAAASSSSEPWSSGSPGFPASSDVPLAAVGAAAAAAASRAARDGSEGGPSLAELEELVGQSRAAGMAVELLVEGEARAYASAVEQTAYRVVQEALTNVHKHAGGARTRVRLAHRGGEVAMQVENEPPSGGVPDAGLPSGGNGLVGMRERVSALGGVFVSGPTDAGGFRVSAVLPVG, encoded by the coding sequence ATGACCACGACGGGGGAGGACCGCCCCGCGGCCGTGACCGGGCCGTGGTGGTGGGGGAGACCGCGCAGCGCGGTGTTGGATGTGGGGCTGGCGTTGTTGTCCGCGGTGGAGTGCGCCGCGGAGGGTGTGGCGTTCGCGCGGGACACGGGGCTGCCGGTCGCGGTGGGGGTTGTTTTCGGTCTTCTCGCGGGGTCGGCGCTGGTGCTGCGGCGCCGGTGGCCCGTTGCCGTGGTGCTCGTCGGGGTCGCGGTGTCGCCCGCGCGGATGGGCGTGCTCCTGGGCCTGGTGGGCCTGTACTCGCTGGCGGCTTCGGAGTTGCCGCGGCGGATCATCGGTGTGCTGTCGGGGATGTCGCTGATGGCGACGTTGATCGTGACCTTTGTGCGGGCGTCGCAGGACATGACGCGCGGAGACATGCAGATCGGCGAGTGGGTCGTGCCGACGGTGGCGATCAGTACGGCGATCGGTATGACGGCGCCGCCGGTGCTGCTCGGTCTCTACGTGGGGGCGCGGCGGCGGTTGATGGAGTCGCTGCGCGAGCGCGCGGATTCGCTGGAGCGGGAGTTGCAGCTGCTCGCGGACCGTGCGGAGGAGCGTGCGGAGTGGGCGCGCAACGAGGAGCGCACACGGATCGCGCGGGACATGCACGATGTGGTGGCGCACCGGGTGTCGTTGATGGTGGTGCACGCGGCGGCGTTGCAGGCGGTGGCCCGTAAGGACCCGGAGAAGGCGGTGCGCAACGCGGCGCTGGTGGGGGACATGGGGCGGCAGGCGCTGACCGAGTTGCGTCAGATGCTGGGGGTGCTGCGGTCCGGGGACGGGGCGTCGCCTTCGGTGTCGGCGTCGGGGGTCTCCGCGCCCGCGGAATCGGCGGGATCTTCTGCCTCGGCCGCGTCGTCTGCTGCGGCTTCGTCTGCTGCGTCTTCGGCTTCGTCTTCTGGTTCCGGGTCTGTTTCTTCGTCTGCGCCTTCGGCTTCGTCCGGGTCGGCTTCGGACTCTGCTTCCGCCGCCGCTGCCGAGTCGTTCGGGTCCTCGGCTTCGGGCGCTTCGTCGTCGGGGTTCGCGTCGGCGCCCTCGTCCGCTGCGGAGCCCGCCGCGTCCGCGTCTTCGTCGCGTACCCCTTCCTCTGCTTCTTCCTCTTCTTCCGCCTCGCCCTCCGCACGCTTCTCTCGCTCAGCGTCTTCTTCTTCGGCTACCTCTTCTCCTGAGACTTCTTCCTCCGCCGCTGCCTCCTCGTCCTCCGAGCCCTGGTCCTCGGGTTCCCCGGGCTTCCCGGCCTCCTCCGACGTGCCGTTGGCCGCGGTGGGTGCCGCCGCCGCGGCCGCCGCTTCGCGTGCGGCGCGGGACGGGAGCGAGGGTGGGCCTTCGCTCGCGGAGTTGGAGGAGCTGGTGGGGCAGTCCCGGGCGGCCGGGATGGCGGTGGAGTTGCTCGTCGAGGGGGAGGCGCGGGCGTATGCGTCGGCGGTGGAGCAGACCGCGTACCGGGTGGTGCAGGAGGCGTTGACCAACGTGCACAAGCACGCGGGCGGTGCGCGGACGCGGGTACGGCTGGCGCATCGCGGCGGCGAGGTGGCGATGCAGGTGGAGAACGAACCGCCGTCGGGCGGGGTGCCGGATGCGGGGCTGCCGAGCGGGGGCAACGGTCTGGTGGGGATGCGGGAGCGAGTGTCGGCGCTGGGCGGGGTGTTCGTGTCGGGGCCGACCGATGCGGGCGGGTTCCGGGTGTCGGCGGTGCTGCCGGTCGGCTGA